One region of Agrobacterium tumefaciens genomic DNA includes:
- a CDS encoding lysylphosphatidylglycerol synthase domain-containing protein: MTLKKYIWPVIGLATIGFSAWLLYHELRGLSLDDLWESLTAIRARDWVCSGLSTLVAYAALAGYDRIALQHLGRKVNWFFITLTSFTTYALSHNVGASVFSGAVVRYRAYTSKGLSAAEVGILVGLCSFTFIIGTIMLIGLVLVYEPDITERFTGILPVEASTTTGVLLLAIVALYVLGSLLKLRPLKIGSFFLPYPVPKLVAQQLVIGPIELIGAAGIIYFALPEAGNPGFMIILGIFLISFSAALISHAPGGLGVLELVFVTGLPDMNPADVIAALLVFRLFYLIIPFIMALFVILFFERSQLAQARKG, translated from the coding sequence ATGACATTGAAGAAATACATCTGGCCCGTCATTGGTCTGGCAACGATCGGTTTTTCGGCCTGGCTGCTCTATCACGAGCTGCGCGGTCTTTCACTCGATGATCTATGGGAAAGCCTCACGGCCATTCGCGCGCGGGACTGGGTGTGCTCCGGCCTGTCGACGCTTGTCGCCTATGCCGCCCTTGCAGGTTACGACCGCATCGCTCTCCAGCATCTCGGCCGGAAGGTAAACTGGTTCTTCATCACGCTCACCTCCTTCACCACCTACGCGCTTTCCCACAATGTCGGGGCATCCGTGTTTTCCGGTGCCGTCGTCCGATATCGGGCCTATACGTCCAAAGGGTTGAGCGCTGCCGAAGTCGGCATTCTCGTCGGCCTTTGTTCTTTCACCTTCATCATCGGAACGATCATGCTCATCGGTCTGGTGCTGGTCTACGAACCGGACATTACCGAGCGCTTTACCGGCATCCTGCCCGTGGAAGCATCAACGACAACCGGCGTCCTGCTGCTCGCCATCGTCGCACTTTATGTGCTCGGCAGTCTTTTGAAGCTGCGGCCGCTGAAAATCGGTTCGTTTTTTCTGCCATATCCCGTGCCGAAACTGGTGGCGCAACAGCTTGTCATCGGTCCGATCGAACTGATCGGAGCCGCAGGCATCATCTATTTCGCGCTGCCGGAAGCCGGAAATCCCGGTTTCATGATCATTCTCGGGATTTTCCTGATTTCCTTTTCCGCGGCGCTCATCTCGCACGCGCCGGGCGGGCTTGGCGTGCTGGAGCTGGTGTTCGTCACCGGCCTGCCTGATATGAACCCGGCTGACGTGATTGCGGCGCTGCTGGTGTTCCGGCTGTTCTACCTCATCATCCCGTTCATCATGGCGCTGTTCGTGATCCTGTTCTTTGAGCGATCGCAGCTTGCACAGGCGCGGAAGGGGTGA
- a CDS encoding ribonuclease T2 family protein, translating into MKRYAGFIALGLLSLAALWFSRENPAPTGSATNRQTQSQTQPAGNSRPEISQPEIARRDTGKSPVPAGTGFDFYVLSLSWSPAFCASSEGSGNRQQCGSDRRYGFVVHGLWPQNETGYPEFCTSSEPDRVPDAIGRMMFDIMPSMGLIGHQWRKHGACSGLSQKDYFSATRTAFEAVKLPETIASGAKGATLSADAIETAFTDANPGMSKRGVSISCDGKRLEEVRICLNKDMTFRDCPELDRKGCRVSATEIVPIR; encoded by the coding sequence ATGAAGCGTTATGCCGGTTTCATCGCCCTCGGTCTTCTGTCGCTTGCGGCCCTTTGGTTTTCGCGGGAAAATCCGGCCCCGACCGGTTCTGCAACCAACCGGCAGACCCAATCCCAAACGCAGCCCGCCGGCAATTCCAGGCCCGAAATATCCCAGCCGGAAATTGCCCGACGAGACACGGGCAAAAGCCCTGTGCCCGCCGGAACAGGCTTCGATTTTTATGTGCTTTCGCTCTCCTGGTCGCCGGCGTTCTGCGCCAGCTCCGAAGGTTCCGGCAATCGCCAGCAATGCGGCAGCGACAGGCGGTACGGTTTTGTCGTACACGGGCTCTGGCCGCAAAACGAAACCGGATACCCCGAATTCTGCACGAGCAGCGAGCCGGACCGTGTGCCCGACGCAATCGGCCGCATGATGTTCGACATCATGCCCTCCATGGGCCTGATCGGCCACCAGTGGCGCAAGCACGGCGCCTGCTCCGGCCTTTCGCAGAAGGATTATTTTTCGGCAACACGAACCGCCTTCGAGGCGGTCAAGCTGCCGGAGACGATTGCCTCGGGCGCTAAAGGCGCCACCCTTTCCGCCGACGCCATCGAAACCGCCTTCACCGACGCCAACCCCGGCATGTCGAAACGCGGCGTCTCGATCAGCTGTGACGGAAAACGCCTTGAGGAAGTCCGTATCTGCCTCAACAAGGACATGACATTCCGCGATTGCCCTGAGCTTGACCGCAAGGGCTGCCGCGTCAGCGCTACCGAAATCGTCCCCATTCGCTAA
- a CDS encoding glutathione S-transferase, whose product MELLYSVTSPYSAKVRMAARHLGIDITNVAVDTNAEPATLVDNNPLGKIPVLLLDDGGSVYDSVAIMHYLDRLSGGKLYPKKNGKRTEAEILEALCDGIMDCLLAIVYERRSRPEDRVHQPWIDKQWKKAVKGLDHLNANLPKTGKKLHGGHFALAALIGYLDLRFAGEWAEGHEALAQWPETFGKRFQAYKDMRAAA is encoded by the coding sequence ATGGAACTGCTTTATTCCGTCACTTCCCCCTACTCCGCCAAGGTGCGCATGGCCGCCCGCCATCTCGGCATCGACATTACCAACGTCGCCGTCGACACCAATGCCGAGCCCGCGACGCTGGTTGACAACAATCCGCTCGGCAAAATTCCGGTCCTGCTTCTGGACGATGGCGGCTCGGTCTATGACAGCGTCGCGATCATGCACTATCTAGACCGCCTTTCGGGCGGCAAGCTCTACCCGAAAAAGAACGGCAAGCGCACCGAAGCGGAAATTCTGGAAGCGCTCTGCGACGGCATCATGGATTGCCTGCTGGCCATCGTTTACGAGCGCCGTTCCCGCCCGGAGGACAGAGTTCACCAGCCATGGATCGACAAGCAGTGGAAAAAGGCGGTGAAGGGTCTGGATCATCTCAACGCCAACCTGCCGAAAACCGGCAAGAAGCTGCATGGCGGACATTTCGCCCTTGCGGCGTTGATCGGTTATCTCGATCTGCGTTTTGCAGGTGAATGGGCCGAAGGGCACGAGGCGCTGGCGCAATGGCCGGAAACATTCGGCAAGCGTTTCCAAGCCTATAAGGACATGAGGGCTGCCGCCTGA
- the pgsA gene encoding CDP-diacylglycerol--glycerol-3-phosphate 3-phosphatidyltransferase: MASRAYSIPNLLTYARILAVPVIVLCFYIEGKLESSDFARWTALWLFIVASLTDFLDGYLARIWNQTSNIGRMLDPIADKLLVASVLLLMAADGTIAGWSLWAAITILCREILVSGLREYLAALKVSVPVTRIAKWKTTIQMVAIAFLLAGPAGDKVLPYTTEMGITLLWLAAALTMYTGYDYFKAGLKHIVDEE, encoded by the coding sequence ATGGCTTCGCGCGCATACAGCATTCCCAACCTTCTCACCTATGCCCGCATTCTGGCGGTTCCCGTCATCGTTTTGTGTTTTTACATCGAAGGAAAGCTGGAAAGCTCGGATTTTGCGCGCTGGACGGCACTTTGGCTGTTCATCGTCGCCTCGCTGACCGATTTTCTGGATGGTTATTTGGCGCGTATCTGGAACCAGACCTCCAATATCGGCCGCATGCTGGACCCGATCGCCGACAAGCTGCTGGTCGCCTCAGTGCTGCTCTTGATGGCAGCGGACGGCACCATTGCCGGCTGGTCGCTCTGGGCCGCCATCACCATTCTCTGCCGCGAAATTCTGGTCTCGGGCTTGCGTGAATATCTGGCGGCGCTGAAGGTCAGCGTTCCCGTCACCCGCATCGCGAAGTGGAAGACCACCATCCAGATGGTGGCCATCGCCTTTCTTCTCGCAGGTCCCGCGGGCGACAAGGTTCTGCCCTACACGACCGAGATGGGAATTACGCTTCTCTGGCTAGCAGCAGCGCTGACCATGTACACCGGCTACGACTACTTCAAGGCGGGTCTCAAGCACATCGTGGACGAAGAATGA
- the uvrC gene encoding excinuclease ABC subunit UvrC, with product MNGKKLPDGGILFDETDDEDDDANLAATDAAEAPRDVAGMDWNAGWKNESGLKGMDLIGEFVKHLPNSPGVYRMFNEANDVLYVGKARSLKKRVGNYAQGRVHSNRIAQMVRLTAHMEFVTTRTETEALLLEANLIKRLRPRFNVLLRDDKSFPYILITADNRAPAIFKHRGARARKGDYFGPFASAGAVGRTINSLQRAFLIRTCTDSVFETRTRPCLLYQIKRCSGPCTHEVSDEGYAELVKEAKDFLSGKSQSVKTAIARQMNEAAEDLDFERAAVYRDRLAALSHVQSHQGINPAGIEEADVFAIHHEGGISCIQVFFFRTGQNWGNRAYFPKADPSLPGSEILNAFLAQFYDDKPVPKQILLSETVEEQELLAAALGEKAGHKVTISVPQRGEKKDITDHVLANAREAHGRKLAETSSQARLLKGFAETFNLPYVPRRIEIYDNSHIMGTNAVGGMVVAGPEGFVKNQYRKFNIKSTDITPGDDFGMMREVMTRRFSRLLKEEGKPDRAQTLTPTPEEAADMPFPAWPDVILIDGGQGQMTAVRAILDELDIRDSVIAIGVAKGVDREAGRERFFADGRSDFSLPPRDPVLYFIQRMRDEAHRFAIGSHRARRKKEMVRNPLDEISGIGPGRKRSLLQHFGTAKAVSRAGLNDLMNVTGISEAVARQIYNHFHESSGD from the coding sequence ATGAACGGAAAGAAGCTGCCTGACGGCGGTATTCTCTTCGATGAAACCGATGACGAAGACGACGATGCAAACCTTGCCGCGACAGACGCGGCCGAGGCACCGCGCGACGTTGCCGGCATGGACTGGAATGCCGGCTGGAAAAACGAATCCGGCCTGAAGGGCATGGATCTGATCGGCGAATTCGTCAAACACCTGCCGAACTCGCCGGGTGTCTACCGCATGTTCAACGAGGCGAACGACGTTCTTTACGTCGGCAAGGCGCGCTCGCTGAAGAAGCGCGTCGGCAACTATGCCCAGGGTCGCGTGCATTCCAACCGCATTGCGCAGATGGTGCGGCTGACCGCCCATATGGAATTCGTCACCACCCGCACGGAAACCGAGGCGCTTCTACTGGAAGCTAACCTCATCAAACGCTTGCGGCCGCGCTTTAACGTGCTTTTGCGCGACGACAAGTCATTTCCGTATATCCTGATCACAGCCGACAATCGTGCACCGGCGATTTTCAAGCACCGGGGTGCGCGGGCGCGCAAGGGCGACTACTTCGGACCCTTCGCCTCTGCCGGAGCCGTTGGACGCACGATCAATTCACTGCAACGCGCGTTCTTGATCCGCACCTGCACCGACAGCGTTTTCGAAACCCGCACGCGTCCCTGTCTTCTTTACCAGATCAAACGCTGTTCCGGCCCCTGCACACATGAGGTGAGCGATGAGGGGTATGCGGAACTCGTCAAGGAAGCCAAGGATTTCCTGTCCGGCAAGAGCCAGAGCGTCAAGACCGCGATTGCCCGGCAGATGAACGAGGCGGCCGAGGATCTCGACTTCGAGCGCGCCGCCGTCTATCGCGACCGGCTGGCGGCGCTCTCGCACGTCCAGAGCCATCAGGGCATCAATCCGGCCGGCATCGAGGAGGCGGATGTTTTCGCCATCCATCACGAGGGCGGCATATCCTGCATCCAGGTGTTCTTTTTCCGCACCGGCCAGAACTGGGGCAACCGCGCTTATTTCCCGAAGGCCGACCCGTCCCTGCCCGGCTCGGAAATCCTCAATGCGTTCCTGGCACAATTTTACGACGACAAACCGGTCCCGAAGCAGATCCTGCTTTCCGAAACCGTAGAGGAACAGGAATTGCTGGCCGCTGCTCTTGGCGAAAAAGCCGGACACAAGGTCACGATCAGCGTGCCGCAGCGCGGCGAGAAGAAGGACATCACCGACCATGTTCTTGCCAATGCCCGCGAGGCGCATGGCCGCAAGCTGGCGGAAACCTCGTCTCAGGCGCGGTTGTTGAAGGGGTTCGCGGAAACCTTCAACCTTCCTTACGTGCCGCGCCGGATCGAGATTTACGACAACTCGCACATCATGGGCACCAATGCCGTGGGCGGCATGGTGGTGGCGGGGCCGGAAGGCTTCGTGAAAAACCAGTATCGCAAGTTCAACATCAAATCGACTGACATCACTCCCGGTGACGACTTCGGCATGATGCGTGAGGTCATGACCCGCCGCTTCTCGCGCCTGTTGAAGGAAGAGGGCAAGCCCGACCGCGCGCAGACGCTGACGCCCACACCCGAGGAAGCCGCGGACATGCCCTTCCCCGCCTGGCCGGACGTTATCCTGATCGATGGTGGTCAGGGACAGATGACGGCGGTGCGTGCCATCCTCGATGAGCTCGACATTCGCGACAGCGTGATTGCCATCGGTGTCGCCAAGGGTGTGGACCGCGAGGCGGGCCGCGAGCGCTTCTTTGCGGATGGCCGCAGCGATTTTTCCCTGCCGCCGCGCGATCCCGTGCTTTACTTCATCCAGCGCATGCGCGACGAGGCCCACCGTTTTGCCATCGGCTCACACCGGGCGCGACGCAAGAAGGAAATGGTGCGCAATCCGCTGGATGAAATTTCGGGGATCGGCCCAGGACGCAAGCGCTCGCTGCTGCAGCATTTCGGTACGGCCAAGGCGGTTTCACGCGCAGGCCTCAACGATCTGATGAATGTCACCGGCATTTCAGAAGCCGTAGCGCGGCAAATCTACAATCACTTCCATGAGAGCAGTGGCGATTGA
- a CDS encoding outer membrane protein has protein sequence MRIFVATIMASTIAAAGFSAAHAADAVNDVPQAPVAYDQPAPVKNWTGAYLGGTANYDWGRFSSSNDGRDAKGAGGGIYGGYNMQNGQIVYGAEADVNLGRERGSAGTVGGNAVEGKQGVNGSLRARVGYDMNPFLLYGTAGLAASDNKVRDATSKDSATALGYTVGAGVEAMVTDNITARLEYRYSDYQKKDYSLDSGAFSRGFDDHSVKAGIGVKF, from the coding sequence ATGCGTATTTTCGTAGCAACCATTATGGCTTCGACCATTGCAGCCGCCGGTTTCTCGGCTGCTCATGCCGCTGACGCCGTAAACGACGTGCCGCAGGCACCGGTAGCCTACGACCAGCCCGCTCCGGTCAAGAACTGGACCGGCGCTTACCTCGGTGGTACCGCCAACTACGATTGGGGCCGTTTCAGCTCCAGCAACGACGGCCGTGACGCCAAGGGCGCCGGCGGCGGCATCTACGGCGGTTACAACATGCAGAACGGCCAGATCGTTTACGGTGCCGAAGCAGACGTTAACCTCGGCCGCGAGCGCGGTTCCGCTGGTACGGTTGGTGGCAACGCCGTCGAAGGCAAGCAGGGCGTCAACGGCTCGCTGCGTGCTCGCGTCGGTTACGACATGAACCCGTTCCTGCTGTACGGTACGGCTGGTCTCGCAGCCTCCGACAACAAGGTACGTGACGCGACCTCCAAGGACAGCGCAACCGCCCTCGGCTACACCGTTGGTGCCGGCGTTGAAGCCATGGTTACGGACAACATCACTGCCCGTCTGGAATATCGCTACAGCGACTACCAGAAGAAGGACTACAGCCTGGACTCCGGCGCGTTCTCGCGCGGCTTCGACGACCACTCCGTCAAGGCCGGTATCGGCGTCAAGTTCTGA
- a CDS encoding SDR family oxidoreductase, translated as MSKCRSAVKENIPKTVLITGAARRLGRAIATDLASHGFAIAVHANASMGQAEEFANEIRQKGGKAVAVQADLTQSSPTMALVEQASSALGPIGVVVNNASIFLDDSAETPDPAIFDAHFSVHVRAPSLIAAAFVQQLPQDKSGLIVNIIDQRVLALTPRFYSYTLSKSALWTATRTMAQSFAPRVRVNAIGPGPSFKSERQAPEDFQAQIDGLILKRGPEPDEFGRTIRFLFDTPSITGQMIALDGGQHLGWETPDVAEIPE; from the coding sequence ATGAGCAAATGCAGGTCCGCTGTGAAAGAAAATATACCGAAGACAGTCTTGATAACGGGTGCCGCCCGGCGGCTCGGGCGGGCGATCGCCACGGATTTGGCCTCGCATGGCTTTGCGATTGCCGTCCACGCCAATGCCTCTATGGGGCAAGCCGAGGAATTCGCTAACGAAATAAGGCAAAAAGGCGGCAAGGCCGTTGCCGTTCAGGCGGATCTGACACAATCATCGCCAACAATGGCGCTTGTCGAACAGGCATCTTCGGCGCTCGGCCCGATAGGCGTCGTCGTCAACAATGCATCCATTTTTCTGGACGATTCGGCAGAAACGCCCGATCCGGCAATCTTCGACGCGCATTTTTCCGTGCATGTGCGGGCGCCTTCCCTCATCGCGGCCGCATTCGTTCAGCAATTGCCTCAGGATAAATCCGGACTGATCGTCAACATCATCGATCAGCGCGTACTTGCGCTAACGCCGCGTTTTTACTCCTATACGCTTTCGAAATCGGCCCTTTGGACAGCCACACGGACGATGGCGCAGAGTTTTGCGCCGCGGGTGCGCGTCAACGCCATCGGGCCGGGTCCCTCCTTCAAAAGCGAAAGACAGGCGCCGGAGGACTTTCAGGCGCAGATCGACGGCCTTATATTAAAGCGCGGTCCGGAACCCGACGAGTTCGGGCGGACGATTCGCTTTCTTTTTGATACGCCGTCGATCACCGGACAAATGATCGCGCTCGATGGCGGCCAGCATCTTGGCTGGGAAACCCCTGATGTGGCGGAGATACCTGAATGA
- a CDS encoding 23S rRNA (adenine(2030)-N(6))-methyltransferase RlmJ gives MNYRHIYHAGNFADVLKHAVLARLVRYLQNKDKAFRVLDTHAGIGLYDLSSEEAQKTGEWQTGIGKLMDADLPAPVAELLESYLSTVRELNPEGGMQFYPGSPKLARMLFRPQDRLSAMELHPDDARALARLFEGDYQVRVTELDGWLSLGAHLPPKEKRGLILVDPPFELENEYQRLADGLNKAYRRFSTGTYCLWYPLKKGAPIKDFHERLQSFDIPKMLCAELSVKSDRLEGLSGSGLIVVNPPYTLKDELHTLLPFLKTVMAQDRYASHRAFWLRGEEKPEED, from the coding sequence ATGAACTATCGCCACATCTACCACGCCGGCAATTTCGCGGATGTCCTCAAACACGCCGTTCTCGCCCGTCTCGTCCGTTACCTGCAGAACAAGGACAAGGCGTTTCGGGTGCTGGATACTCATGCCGGCATCGGCCTCTACGACCTGTCGTCGGAAGAGGCGCAGAAGACAGGCGAATGGCAGACCGGCATCGGCAAGCTGATGGACGCCGATCTGCCGGCCCCTGTCGCCGAATTGCTGGAATCCTATCTTTCCACCGTGAGAGAGCTTAACCCCGAAGGCGGCATGCAGTTCTACCCCGGCTCGCCGAAGCTCGCGCGCATGCTGTTCCGCCCGCAGGACAGGCTTTCGGCCATGGAACTGCACCCGGACGACGCACGCGCGCTGGCGCGTCTGTTCGAGGGGGATTATCAAGTTCGGGTGACGGAGCTCGATGGCTGGCTGTCGCTTGGCGCGCATCTGCCGCCGAAGGAAAAACGCGGCCTCATCCTCGTCGATCCGCCTTTCGAGCTTGAAAATGAATATCAGCGGCTGGCGGATGGGTTGAACAAGGCATATCGGCGTTTCTCCACCGGCACCTATTGCCTGTGGTATCCGCTCAAAAAAGGAGCACCGATCAAGGATTTCCACGAGCGGCTGCAATCCTTCGACATTCCGAAGATGCTGTGCGCGGAACTTTCCGTGAAAAGCGACCGGCTGGAAGGCTTGAGCGGCTCAGGCCTCATCGTCGTCAACCCGCCCTACACGCTGAAGGACGAGCTGCACACGCTGCTGCCATTCCTGAAGACGGTGATGGCGCAGGACAGATACGCCTCGCACCGCGCCTTCTGGCTACGCGGCGAGGAAAAGCCGGAAGAGGATTGA